The DNA segment GTATGAGTTGCTTTTCTAAAATAATCGGCAACGTATTTTCCTGAAACCTTCAACATGCATTCATAGTATAATTTAAGAGAATGAAAATGAACTTCCTCTTTTTTTGGCCTAGATAACAAAGACTTGAAAGGAGTGGTCTTTTTTTCCTCCACCATCTCTGACGCATCTTCTTCTTCAATGCTCTTTTTCAAGACAACTGTTTTTACATCATAATTTGATTGAGTCAACGATACAGCAAGGTATACACTTGTGCCTATTAAACGAATTCTACTAGAGATTAAATAATAGAATTTGTAACCAGATGACATGGCAACAAAAAAGAAAACAGGATACATTGAACGATTTTTAAAAAAAGCAGACAAAGCGATTGACGAAGGAATCAAAAGAGCTGATGAAGCATTAGAAGACGCAGTAGAATTTGGTGAAATGGCAGCATCTCAAGCAAAAAAAGCAAGTGAGGAGTTAACAAAAAAAGCATTAAAAGAAAAAGAGCAAATAAAATTAAAAGGAGTAAAAAAAATCAATGAAGGAATTACGGCTGCAAAAAATGCAACAAGTAAATCTGAAGAAGACCTAATAACGCTTGAAAAACTTGGAAAACTAAGAAAAGCAGGAGTTTTAACTGAAAAAGAGTTTCAGGAAAAGAAAAAGAAAATACTCTCCAGGATTTAAAATGAAAAAGTCAAACATTCATGGTACTAATGACAAAAGAAATGTAAATCCAGAATGGTTTACTGCAAAGACATGGATGAAGGTATTGTCAGAGAAAATCAAATCAAAAGATCAAGATATCTATCATGTTCATTTTGAGAAAGGATCCAGAACTAAACTGCATCAACATAATGGAAATCAAGTTCTAATCGGAGTAAAGGGAAAAGGCAGTTTAGAAATTTTTAAAAAATATGGAACAAGCAAAAATAATTTTAAAATTAAGAAAATTCAAAAAATTGGCCTAAATGAAGGAGATATCGTACACATTCCAGCAAAAACCCTTCACACGCATGGCTCCATAGACAAGAAAAAAGAATTTTCCCACATTGCAATCAACATTTTGCCAAAAAAAAAATCAACATACAAAACAGAATGGTATGAATCAGATTTTAAAACAAAAGTTTCAAAAATAATTTAGACGAAATGTCATTACGTAAAAATTCTGAAATAAACTATATTGAAGGTAACGAAGGAACAAAAATTAAACAATATTTTCACCCACATAACACACTAAATGGAATCAACTATAGTTTAGCTCAATTTACATTAGAGCCGGGAAAAAAATCTAAACTTCATAAAATAAAATCTTCTGAAATTTACTATATTTTAGAAGGTACAGGAAACATAATGATCGAAGGAGAAAAGCATGTTTTACAAAAAGATGATTCAGTATATGTGCCACCAAACGCCAAACAATTCATCGAGAATTTAGGAACAGAAAATCTACGATTTTTGTGTATTGTAGAACCAGCATGGAAATCTGATGATGAAATGCTATTAGAATAACCAAAAATGTTCAAAAAATATGCAATTATTTTTAACGTATAACAAACCCCTATTGCTAGTGAATACATACCAAGCACTCAGGGTACTTAATGTTGATTCAAGTTCATCGCAAGAGGAGATTAAAACAGCATATAGAAAGCTGGCACTAGAGCACCATCCAGATAAAAATCAAGGCAAAACAGAAGATGGGGAATTTAAGAAAATCACAGAAGCATATAATCACCTAAAGAAAAATCACAATCAGCATTCTTCACCA comes from the Candidatus Nitrosopumilus sediminis genome and includes:
- a CDS encoding cupin domain-containing protein, with translation MKKSNIHGTNDKRNVNPEWFTAKTWMKVLSEKIKSKDQDIYHVHFEKGSRTKLHQHNGNQVLIGVKGKGSLEIFKKYGTSKNNFKIKKIQKIGLNEGDIVHIPAKTLHTHGSIDKKKEFSHIAINILPKKKSTYKTEWYESDFKTKVSKII
- a CDS encoding SHOCT domain-containing protein, which produces MATKKKTGYIERFLKKADKAIDEGIKRADEALEDAVEFGEMAASQAKKASEELTKKALKEKEQIKLKGVKKINEGITAAKNATSKSEEDLITLEKLGKLRKAGVLTEKEFQEKKKKILSRI
- a CDS encoding cupin domain-containing protein, whose amino-acid sequence is MSLRKNSEINYIEGNEGTKIKQYFHPHNTLNGINYSLAQFTLEPGKKSKLHKIKSSEIYYILEGTGNIMIEGEKHVLQKDDSVYVPPNAKQFIENLGTENLRFLCIVEPAWKSDDEMLLE